From the Xylocopa sonorina isolate GNS202 chromosome 9, iyXylSono1_principal, whole genome shotgun sequence genome, the window ACAAGCAAAGCAGAGATGTTGGTTTAAAATAAAGTGCCACGTGGCTTTATCTTTTTACAAAAAATGTATGAAATTACACGTTACTCGTGATTTACCTTTACAGCGAGTCAAACGAAATCGGAGAGTTAGAAACGTCTCCGAGTAACATGGGTGAAGATTGTCCCAGCGTGGACATGATGGCTGAGTGACAAACGTTTGTTAATAGTTTAGTAATTAATTACAAATTGCACATAAATACGTATTTCAATAATATTACCTTACTTGGCTAATTTAATTGTATTCTTCGTAACGTAATACAAATTTTTATACATGTATCTAGATAATCTGTGAATCTCATCGTGGTGGTTTTCTCTCCTCTATTCTTAATCCTGATTGTATAACGAGCACTTACAGCAAGAAGAAACAGAAATATCGAGATCTTGTCACGTTTCGTAAAATGACTAAACTTCAATTTCCGGTAATACAATAAAATAACGGAAAAAGCAGTAATGATGATAAATTGAAATTAACATAAAATCGTTTCTCGTTCGCTTttgttttttctctctttctctctctctctctcctccctccccaaatatattataagtatgcACAGAGGTTAAATAAATAGAAACAGATTAGAATGATCAATGGGAGAAGTTCTGTGGAAAGTATTCTGGAAAATATTATAGCAAAAGTTGAAGCGGAATCTAGCCAGGAGAGAAGAGATATTAAACAGACCACAAAACGGAAACATAATTCAAAACATGAGTTGAATAAAAGATTTAAATCTTTGGATGAGGACGTGTACTGCCGTATCTGTCACGATGTTTCTCAACAATTGCCCGTTACAAATCCCTGCAAGTGCAAGGTTGACTATTCGATGTTACTAATTAGTACTtgaaaggaaaaaggaaaataAAGTGAAATAAATTTGTTTAAGGGAACTATGGGTgcgattcatttgaaatgcttaGAACGTTGGCTTGAAGAGAGTAACAGAAATAGTTGTGAACTGTGTGGACACCGTTTCTGCATTGCACGAACTCCTCGCTACAACGTTTTATATTCTATCCTAGTTTGGATGTGTCTCAATCAGCAGCAACATCAATTGCACGTTCGCAGTTTGAAAGCAGATTTATTTCGAACAGTCATCGTCACACCCATGGCGATCGGATGTTCTTATATTTGCATAGTCGCGACCGATTATTACGCGAGAAGTAATTACGACAGCTTTTCGCCAGCACGATGGACAACTTATTTACTATTAGCTATGATGACCCTGTTGCTTTTCTCTTATTTTATATGGTTGTACATGGTAATACAGTATCACCAGAGGATCTGGTTTTATTGGTGGCAAAAGACAAGTGCGGTAAAAATTATATTGAATCCAGAAAATAGAACTTCAATAAACTACAACTCTAACGTATCACAAGCTTAAGAATTACTGAACACTTGAACGTCGTTACAACGAACAGTTTGCTGAAACGCATCACTAGGACGCTCTTCTTTTAATCGAAATCTTCCCCCGACTTAATTGAGATATATATATCCGCACTTTGCTACCATCTGATACTTTCTTCACCCAAATCTGCAAAAATCGAggaaattataattaaaagaGAAAATAACATCGTATGTAATAAAAGGAAAAACAATTATACGATTGTATTAACACTTGTGTTTGCTTACAGCTTCAGTTCCGATCGCAGAGATGTTCGCCCCGAACCTCGTCAAGTCTTTTCCCTCTACGTACACCGGTTGACCACGATGAAACCTACGAATCTCTCATTTAAATGTGCAAGTCTCTTTCGTATCTCGtattaaaaaaatgaaaacgGACTTACCATCGCCTTTCATGTAGAAGCTTTCCGTCCTCTATCCTAGTTTCTATCATAGGGGTGTCGGAAGGCGGTGGAATATGTTGCGAAGGCATGTTTACTGCATTGTAATGGGGTAATACTGCTGCAAAGAATTATACATCGTTAACGCTTGAATATTACTTGCGAATTTTCAGTCAGTACCTGGCTTTCGAACAGTGGTCAATACTTTACCGCGACTAATAGCTTTTAAATCGCTCTCTATCTCTTTTTCGTCTAACAGATAGTTCAACTGCGCCGGAGGCGGTTTCCTTCTTTTCTCTACTTTTTCAGGTACCGGATCATTCGGTCGTCTCCGTAATTTTCTCGTCATTACAGATTTCACCTAAACAATGAACAGATGGGTCAAGAAAGCGTTACGACACACGTAACACGATGTCAATCATTTGTCCGTGTGAATTACGATATATATTTTTCCTTAACTTTCAGGTTTGTACCTCCATTGAATCACCGGTAAGTTCCATCGTGTGTCTGTCCGATTCTATCATCTTTCGTTTCTCTTCCATATCTGTCAACAGATTTGCCTTCAAATCTATCTTCTTTTCCTCGAACTCCTTCACAGCTGCCTTCTTTTCTAATATATAATCCCGTTCTACCCATTCCGTCAAGTAATCGCGGTAAATAATGTTCAGTCGTAGCCTGTAATTAAACGATACAGTTGAAGTAATCCACGTGTACAGTAATTACATTCAGGAACGATCTTATAGTCGAGATTGAACTCGAACCTTTCTTTATACTGAGCTTCCAAGCGCTTCAACTTGCGATTATACTCCGGATGCGTGCCATCCTTCAATTGCTGCAGTTGTTTCTTCAGGCTAGCCAACTTATCCTGGTACACTCTGGAAAATTTAGGCGCTTGACCCTTGGACGCACAGAACTTTTACAAATTGTACTCTAACGTTATCGTTTCCTACTATAAATTCTTCAACTTACTGCTCCTTTATCTCCGTATACTCTTCAGATTTTCCAAGGTCCGTTTCGCTTGCTTCCTCGGTGTCTGAAAATTTGCATCGACTACTTATAAAGGTACTAACTACAAAATACATTCGCAAAGTCTCTGTTTATGGATTTTttccaatataataataatttctatAGGAAGTCCTCTGAAATATATCAAGAGCTACGCAACCATCTCAGAAGATTCCAATCGATTCGTACCTTCGTCACTCTCGTCTTGTTCCTCCGCGTCTCGATCGTCCTCCAAGTACTCGTCGTTATCCTCGTCGATGTCGTAATCGTCCTGACCATACATGGTCGAAAACGGTGAATCCTGATACGACATTTTACAACACGACGATCATTCTTCCGTGACTCGTTGATAATAGCAAATTGTTTACGTTCTTTTTGATAAACAAGTAGCCACATTCGTTTAGGTTAACCCTGTTAAATACTGCACCTCTCAACCGCGACTGTTATTATAGTATACAAAATTCATACTGGCGCCTAAATAATTGTTAACATATTATGTTTATCTTTACAAAAGGAGCATGAAAAACAGGGGATATAAATATCAGATTTATTGAACTTTTCAAACAAGTTCTTATAGATGTACAATCGAGTGATTACAGAAAG encodes:
- the LOC143426749 gene encoding E3 ubiquitin-protein ligase MARCHF3, giving the protein MINGRSSVESILENIIAKVEAESSQERRDIKQTTKRKHNSKHELNKRFKSLDEDVYCRICHDVSQQLPVTNPCKCKGTMGAIHLKCLERWLEESNRNSCELCGHRFCIARTPRYNVLYSILVWMCLNQQQHQLHVRSLKADLFRTVIVTPMAIGCSYICIVATDYYARSNYDSFSPARWTTYLLLAMMTLLLFSYFIWLYMVIQYHQRIWFYWWQKTSAVKIILNPENRTSINYNSNVSQA
- the LOC143426752 gene encoding sin3 histone deacetylase corepressor complex component SDS3, yielding MSYQDSPFSTMYGQDDYDIDEDNDEYLEDDRDAEEQDESDEDTEEASETDLGKSEEYTEIKEQVYQDKLASLKKQLQQLKDGTHPEYNRKLKRLEAQYKERLRLNIIYRDYLTEWVERDYILEKKAAVKEFEEKKIDLKANLLTDMEEKRKMIESDRHTMELTGDSMEVKSVMTRKLRRRPNDPVPEKVEKRRKPPPAQLNYLLDEKEIESDLKAISRGKVLTTVRKPAVLPHYNAVNMPSQHIPPPSDTPMIETRIEDGKLLHERRWFHRGQPVYVEGKDLTRFGANISAIGTEAIWVKKVSDGSKVRIYISQLSRGKISIKRRAS